The proteins below come from a single Corylus avellana chromosome ca3, CavTom2PMs-1.0 genomic window:
- the LOC132176404 gene encoding probable BOI-related E3 ubiquitin-protein ligase 3 — MAVEARHLNLFPSQLIGNREMMNLIEVNSNMYNSHMGYTVPLSGTTTTETLLPAHSSVVIDSIPPKGAMKSDSGLTYNIPISRKRSRDAINPFFSNPNPQPHKNCGFFSFLGEDISFQIQQQQFDIDRLVSQHMEKVRMEIEEKRKRQARRIIEAIELGMMKRLKAKEEEIEKIGKLNWALEERVKCLCIENQIWRDLAQSNEATANALRTNLEQVLAHGAGLDDETAAAHMDDAQSCCGSSGENVEDHHTEVEGPRTLARIGGERDYYRSDQCGNRWCRNCAKQESCVLLLPCRHLCLCTACGSTLHTCPICKSTKNASVHVNMS, encoded by the exons atggCTGTTGAGGCTCGGCATCTCAATCTCTTCCCTTCTCAACTCATAGGAAACAG GGAAATGATGAATCTCATTGAGGTAAACAGCAATATGTACAACTCCCATATGGGTTACACAGTTCCATTATCAGGAACCACGACGACGGAGACTCTGTTACCAGCACACAGTTCTGTGGTGATTGATTCGATTCCTCCGAAAGGTGCAATGAAATCCGACAGCGGCCTCACCTACAACATCCCCATATCAAGAAAGCGCTCAAGAGACGCGATCAACCCTTTCTTTTCCAACCCAAATCCTCAACCCCACAAGAATTGCGGCTTCTTCTCGTTTCTTGGTGAAGACATTTCCTTCCAGATCCAACAACAGCAGTTCGACATCGACCGCCTGGTTTCCCAGCAT ATGGAGAAGGTGAGGATGGAGATtgaggaaaagagaaagagacaagCGAGGAGGATAATAGAGGCAATAGAGTTGGGGATGATGAAGAGGCTGAAGGCGAAAGAGGAAGAGATAGAGAAGATTGGTAAACTGAACTGGGCTCTGGAAGAGAGGGTCAAGTGCTTATGCATAGAGAATCAGATATGGCGCGACCTGGCGCAGAGCAACGAGGCCACGGCCAACGCTCTCCGAACCAACCTGGAGCAGGTGCTGGCCCACGGCGCAGGATTAGACGACGAGACGGCCGCCGCACACATGGACGACGCCCAGTCCTGCTGCGGAAGCAGCGGCGAGAACGTGGAGGATCATCACACAGAGGTGGAGGGCCCGCGCACGTTAGCGAGGATCGGAGGAGAAAGAGACTACTATAGGAGTGATCAATGTGGCAACAGGTGGTGTAGAAACTGTGCGAAACAAGAGTCGTGCGTACTGCTGTTGCCCTGCAGGCACCTCTGTCTCTGTACCGCGTGTGGCTCTACGCTCCACACTTGCCCCATCTGTAAATCCACCAAGAACGCCAGTGTGCATGTTAACATGTCCTGA